In Desulfovibrio litoralis DSM 11393, a genomic segment contains:
- a CDS encoding DinB family protein: protein MSNIFVTDVKKHIDRFCGFLEQQIGLCPDELWTKTAGGYPFWQQAFHTFALMEFLAIPEGQESKQVFYPREVVMLATFPEKAMSKAELLSFAQSAKECVSAFIASMTDEKLQAIHPKMSQIKGSNVTNQDALLMLVTHNSYHVGCLDSVLRDNGVKGVY, encoded by the coding sequence ATGTCTAATATATTTGTTACTGATGTAAAAAAACATATTGATCGTTTTTGTGGTTTTTTGGAACAACAAATAGGGTTGTGTCCCGACGAGCTTTGGACAAAAACAGCTGGGGGTTACCCATTTTGGCAACAAGCTTTTCATACCTTTGCTTTAATGGAATTTCTCGCAATTCCGGAAGGACAAGAGTCTAAACAAGTTTTTTATCCGAGAGAGGTCGTCATGCTTGCCACTTTTCCGGAAAAAGCAATGAGCAAAGCCGAGCTTTTAAGTTTTGCCCAAAGTGCTAAAGAGTGTGTTTCTGCTTTTATTGCATCAATGACTGATGAAAAGCTACAGGCGATACACCCGAAGATGTCTCAAATTAAGGGTAGTAATGTTACAAATCAAGACGCACTATTAATGTTGGTTACCCACAATTCTTATCATGTCGGTTGTTTAGACTCTGTTTTAAGAGATAATGGGGTTAAAGGCGTATATTAA
- a CDS encoding DUF7000 family protein, which translates to MTNKTTNDYILIYKSLLKNGEIQITYKLLLKYMMELKTDCEKTFVDQYSFGNLSPGYMDFSYFPFFNEFLRNEKLRFGIVLNHQKMRFELWLMGQNAQIQKKYWNLLKDTKWNKGVLTMPQYSILECVLCEKPDFNNSVQINIEIKKKLILISEELIIYIKKLCK; encoded by the coding sequence ATGACAAATAAAACTACAAATGATTATATTTTAATTTATAAATCTCTACTAAAAAATGGTGAGATACAAATTACATATAAACTATTGCTAAAATATATGATGGAGTTAAAGACTGACTGCGAAAAAACTTTTGTAGATCAATATTCTTTTGGCAATCTTTCTCCTGGATATATGGATTTTAGTTATTTTCCTTTTTTTAATGAGTTTTTACGAAACGAAAAGTTACGTTTCGGAATAGTCTTAAATCATCAAAAAATGAGATTTGAGCTTTGGCTTATGGGACAAAATGCACAAATTCAAAAAAAATATTGGAATTTGTTAAAAGACACAAAATGGAATAAAGGAGTGTTAACTATGCCACAATATTCTATTCTTGAGTGCGTTTTGTGTGAAAAACCTGACTTTAACAACTCGGTTCAAATAAATATTGAAATAAAGAAAAAACTTATTTTAATTTCAGAAGAGTTAATTATTTATATCAAAAAGTTATGTAAATAA
- a CDS encoding MFS transporter, producing MLPTNETAPMHSLYTRISIMSVTLMAVLGVSSIVPILPLLAKVFEVEHNQIVWVVAAFTIPGVIFTIPSGICADYFGRKKVLIPSLLLFAFAGFACAFAPEFGEYKFRMLLFFRFLQGIGAAPLGMLYVTIIGDLYQGDERFKMISYNTTMIGVSTGCYPFLGGVLAQIDWRLTFCLPLLALISVVLVLGLPLDKIKRKIIIAEYTKTTISSLKNIKLLLLFTLSMGTFVILYGAIVTGLPLLSDLKFQAEPMYIGILMAISATGTAFGAANVSRFSDKVKVKTLIMISQYFYIATLILMPLITSFWWLILPLSLYGLGQGIGLPCISSQLLAQSPPKQRAVLMGLNGTILRLAQSLGPLFAGLLKGFFDVDAIFTGTIFLVLFLIFITHLLFHKKHALSP from the coding sequence ATGTTGCCCACAAACGAAACAGCTCCTATGCATAGTTTATATACCCGTATCAGTATCATGAGCGTTACGCTCATGGCAGTCTTGGGGGTTTCGAGCATTGTTCCGATTTTGCCTTTATTGGCAAAGGTGTTTGAGGTTGAACATAATCAAATTGTTTGGGTTGTGGCGGCTTTTACTATTCCCGGGGTTATTTTTACTATCCCATCAGGTATTTGTGCCGATTATTTCGGGCGAAAAAAAGTTTTAATACCTTCTTTATTATTATTTGCTTTTGCCGGTTTTGCTTGTGCGTTTGCTCCTGAATTTGGCGAATATAAATTTAGAATGCTTTTATTTTTTAGGTTTCTACAGGGAATAGGAGCAGCTCCCCTCGGAATGCTTTATGTTACGATTATCGGAGATTTATATCAGGGTGATGAACGCTTTAAAATGATTAGCTATAATACAACCATGATTGGCGTAAGCACGGGTTGTTACCCTTTTTTAGGCGGAGTTTTGGCTCAAATTGACTGGCGTTTAACTTTTTGTTTACCTTTGCTTGCTTTAATTTCCGTCGTTTTGGTTTTAGGGTTACCGCTTGATAAAATAAAACGAAAGATTATTATTGCTGAGTATACAAAGACAACAATTTCAAGCCTTAAAAACATAAAACTACTATTATTGTTTACTTTAAGCATGGGCACTTTTGTTATTCTTTATGGAGCTATTGTTACCGGCTTGCCTTTATTGTCAGATTTAAAGTTTCAAGCCGAACCCATGTATATTGGCATTCTGATGGCTATTTCGGCAACAGGAACTGCTTTTGGTGCTGCGAATGTTAGTCGCTTTTCCGATAAGGTTAAGGTTAAAACCCTAATTATGATTAGCCAATATTTTTATATTGCTACTTTAATTTTAATGCCTTTGATAACAAGTTTTTGGTGGCTTATTTTACCTTTGTCTTTGTATGGATTGGGGCAAGGGATAGGCCTGCCTTGTATTTCGTCTCAACTACTTGCCCAGTCTCCTCCAAAACAGAGAGCTGTTTTAATGGGCTTAAACGGCACGATTTTACGTTTAGCACAATCTCTTGGCCCTCTATTTGCCGGCTTATTAAAAGGATTTTTTGATGTTGATGCGATTTTTACAGGTACTATTTTTTTAGTCTTGTTTTTGATTTTTATCACACACCTTTTGTTTCATAAAAAACACGCCCTAAGCCCTTAG
- the amrA gene encoding AmmeMemoRadiSam system protein A, which yields MFKTEELEFSQAEKQYLYKIAKESISQALNEPQKTINEIQTPKSKVLQQKLGAFVTLKKNHALRGCIGTLIGVEPLFVNVWKMARAAAFNDPRFRPLTSEELKDVEISITVMGEISPCPNPKDIELGKHGLIMRTKDGRKQGLLLPQVPIEQGWNLDTFLAQTCVKAGLPEAAWQNDNVEILWFEGIIL from the coding sequence ATGTTTAAAACAGAAGAGTTGGAGTTTTCTCAAGCGGAAAAACAATACTTATATAAAATTGCCAAAGAGAGTATTTCTCAAGCCCTTAATGAACCACAAAAAACAATAAATGAAATACAAACGCCAAAATCAAAAGTGTTGCAACAAAAACTTGGTGCTTTTGTTACATTAAAAAAGAATCATGCTTTAAGAGGGTGTATCGGCACCTTAATCGGTGTTGAACCACTTTTTGTAAATGTTTGGAAAATGGCGAGAGCCGCTGCGTTTAACGACCCTCGCTTTCGCCCTCTTACAAGTGAAGAATTAAAAGATGTGGAAATATCCATTACTGTGATGGGCGAGATCAGCCCTTGCCCAAACCCCAAAGACATAGAACTCGGCAAACACGGCCTAATAATGCGAACAAAAGACGGCAGGAAACAAGGCTTGTTGCTCCCCCAAGTTCCAATAGAACAAGGTTGGAACCTAGATACGTTTCTAGCCCAAACTTGCGTTAAAGCAGGCCTACCAGAGGCAGCATGGCAAAACGACAATGTGGAAATTCTCTGGTTTGAAGGTATTATACTGTAA
- a CDS encoding ArnT family glycosyltransferase, translated as MDNKNENIESTLLTNEEGQNNEVTKETEPVIEPNHNTEDKQAESFEIKNTSLSSGESETSGENQELSPNEQTPQELGNVSLPNVSLPNVSFSAENLSTDQELITTSFETQKQDSIQDITPENITEIQSDNTEPTTNPTQTINKAFKITADNASSPTIISRIFNILAFMPLLTLSILYIAQTFFLIDNHELWYSDEVRHGDVLRYLLESKDWFVLHLNGEFYPDKPPLYFLFLVGLKYILVFLDQTLAPTLTSLTGFNISFLNQERIVPQLMSLGASISGLFFLWSSYFFAKLVGRFDRRLSFATGLVLLSSIYFMGTTHYARMDLFFGSLIIISQIFLFKAVQKDKSFPLMISAFVFMGLATLTKGPLGFAFPLLSVIVYLLWQKRLRRLIASDFFIALGVGIAVTLSWFVILILRFDFNYVYSSIVDRQVIQRGLDAWHHKKAWYMYIWLLPLIYLPFSLLLPLANFKNLKQRILSSREPEYQGLSYIWIFALTGFILLSLISTKIHIYLLPLFAPLAAISAKQILSFSERKSLYFRYILAIFATLLILIGGLPLVAPYILPDFYANEDVRILGTIFIAGIAVVFSAIFWAGIKERRPEALLLTFAIFICLLMQPIFLITAPSMNNILSPHAQALVLKEYKAKGYTPASYRVYKGIYSFYLEDKLIELDTAQVLDKLINSNEKVILAIKAKDYNEFTPEQIEKLQKENKHNVIEEKQRLLEILKPLKKIGQQRIAEELIFLLATDNQSEQPKTESEIKELVPNDNQTTDTQPTVIPDLNTNNTSTNATITGSTINSITGSITGSTTGSTTSSTITVTNSTRLFPSELNATSKKQTNATDTNKPTNSPQE; from the coding sequence ATGGATAATAAAAATGAGAATATAGAATCAACACTCCTGACAAACGAAGAAGGACAAAATAACGAAGTAACGAAAGAAACCGAACCGGTTATCGAACCCAACCACAATACCGAAGACAAACAAGCGGAATCTTTTGAAATAAAAAATACATCTTTATCCTCAGGCGAATCAGAAACAAGTGGCGAAAACCAGGAGTTATCGCCTAACGAACAAACCCCGCAAGAACTTGGAAATGTTTCGCTCCCTAATGTTTCCCTCCCTAATGTTTCGTTCTCTGCTGAAAACCTCTCAACGGATCAGGAACTTATTACAACTTCCTTTGAAACTCAAAAGCAAGATTCAATACAGGATATAACCCCTGAAAATATTACAGAAATACAAAGCGATAATACGGAACCCACAACTAACCCGACTCAAACAATAAATAAAGCATTTAAAATTACGGCTGATAACGCTAGCTCGCCAACCATAATCTCTCGCATTTTCAATATATTGGCGTTTATGCCTTTATTAACCTTGAGCATTTTATATATTGCACAAACCTTCTTTTTAATTGATAACCATGAACTTTGGTACTCCGACGAAGTGCGCCACGGTGATGTCCTAAGATATTTACTGGAAAGCAAAGACTGGTTTGTTTTACATCTTAACGGCGAATTTTATCCGGATAAACCGCCTTTATACTTTTTATTTTTAGTAGGACTCAAATATATTTTAGTCTTTTTAGATCAAACTCTCGCACCGACTTTAACAAGCCTTACGGGCTTTAATATCAGCTTTTTAAACCAAGAGAGAATAGTTCCTCAATTAATGAGTCTTGGTGCAAGCATTTCCGGTTTATTTTTTCTTTGGTCAAGTTACTTTTTTGCCAAACTAGTTGGACGTTTTGACCGCCGTTTAAGCTTTGCAACCGGTTTGGTTTTATTGTCTAGCATTTATTTTATGGGAACAACCCACTATGCCAGAATGGATTTATTTTTTGGAAGTTTAATCATAATCAGTCAAATTTTTCTCTTTAAAGCCGTCCAAAAAGATAAAAGTTTTCCTCTGATGATTTCTGCTTTTGTGTTTATGGGGCTCGCTACCTTAACAAAAGGCCCCTTGGGTTTTGCCTTTCCTCTTTTAAGCGTAATTGTATATTTATTATGGCAAAAACGCCTACGCCGTTTAATTGCAAGCGATTTTTTCATAGCCCTCGGCGTTGGAATTGCGGTTACCTTATCTTGGTTCGTTATTTTAATTTTACGTTTTGATTTTAATTATGTTTATTCCTCAATCGTAGACAGACAAGTTATTCAACGAGGGTTAGACGCTTGGCATCATAAAAAAGCTTGGTACATGTATATCTGGTTGTTGCCGTTGATATATCTACCCTTTTCATTATTATTGCCGCTTGCTAACTTTAAAAACCTGAAACAACGTATTTTAAGCTCAAGAGAACCTGAATATCAAGGTTTATCCTATATCTGGATCTTTGCACTCACAGGTTTTATACTCTTAAGTTTGATCAGTACTAAAATTCATATTTATTTATTACCACTTTTTGCACCATTGGCGGCAATCAGTGCTAAACAAATCTTAAGTTTTTCAGAACGCAAAAGTCTTTATTTTCGTTACATTTTAGCGATCTTTGCAACTTTATTAATTCTTATTGGTGGGTTGCCTCTTGTTGCACCATATATCTTGCCTGATTTTTACGCCAATGAAGATGTCAGAATTTTAGGCACTATCTTTATCGCCGGCATTGCCGTTGTCTTTTCTGCTATTTTTTGGGCAGGCATAAAAGAACGTCGTCCGGAAGCTCTACTCTTAACTTTTGCTATATTTATCTGCCTGCTGATGCAGCCAATATTTTTAATTACAGCACCTTCCATGAACAATATTCTTAGTCCACACGCTCAAGCTTTAGTTTTAAAAGAATACAAAGCAAAAGGATATACACCCGCCAGCTATAGGGTATATAAAGGAATTTACAGCTTTTATCTTGAAGATAAGCTTATAGAGCTTGATACCGCCCAAGTTTTAGATAAGTTAATTAACAGCAATGAAAAAGTTATCTTAGCCATTAAAGCAAAAGACTATAACGAATTTACCCCTGAGCAAATTGAAAAACTACAAAAAGAAAATAAACACAATGTTATAGAAGAAAAACAACGTTTATTGGAGATATTAAAACCACTTAAAAAGATTGGACAACAACGTATCGCAGAAGAACTAATCTTCTTGTTGGCTACAGATAATCAAAGCGAACAACCTAAAACGGAATCTGAAATCAAAGAACTTGTTCCAAATGATAACCAAACAACTGACACTCAACCAACAGTAATACCAGACTTAAATACAAATAATACAAGCACAAATGCGACAATAACAGGCTCAACAATAAACTCAATAACAGGCTCAATAACAGGCTCAACAACAGGCTCAACAACCAGTTCAACAATTACAGTAACCAATTCAACACGCTTGTTTCCCTCAGAGCTAAACGCAACAAGCAAAAAACAAACAAACGCCACAGACACAAACAAACCGACCAACAGCCCACAAGAATAA
- a CDS encoding lipid A deacylase LpxR family protein — translation MAFNSVANAQETNFSHNTLAYNNENSSFSEDAKKLDAYAEKDKNQADSEQDKQNTEDTIVIPKGSLTIYFENDLFYNTDKYYTNAVQMRFVSPPLASFADNNILPDFCDELLNKIQKLQDEDNIQYNVSIGMGQSIYTPKDTYTTLLQKDDRPYAGYLYGFLALHAKQETQMDTFELTGGIVGPSALGEQSQNEVHRIRGFETANGWEHQLRDEPAFMFSWSRNYRLNKDSAWSGWNWDILPYHTMSVGNIFTQATIGSEFRFGWNLPSSFGTSLIRPGSSVDAPTPRSKKSVEEQQYGYYLFAGAEGRAVAHNIFLDGNTWKDSHSIEKNNFVGELNGGVAVTINEVRISYTHVFTTREFKGQPRPQNYGSITVMMPF, via the coding sequence ATGGCGTTCAATTCTGTCGCCAATGCCCAAGAAACAAATTTTTCTCACAATACGCTCGCTTATAATAATGAAAATTCTTCTTTTAGCGAAGATGCCAAAAAGCTTGATGCGTATGCCGAAAAAGACAAAAATCAAGCTGATAGCGAACAAGATAAGCAAAACACCGAAGACACGATTGTAATTCCCAAAGGTTCTTTGACTATATATTTTGAAAATGACTTATTTTATAACACAGACAAATATTATACAAACGCCGTGCAAATGCGTTTTGTTTCGCCACCTTTGGCGAGTTTTGCCGATAACAATATCCTGCCTGATTTTTGCGATGAGTTATTAAATAAAATACAAAAGTTACAAGATGAGGACAATATCCAATATAATGTATCTATAGGTATGGGCCAATCAATCTATACACCTAAAGATACCTATACGACTTTACTGCAAAAAGACGATAGACCCTATGCGGGTTATTTATATGGCTTTTTAGCTTTACATGCGAAACAAGAAACTCAGATGGATACCTTTGAGCTTACGGGTGGTATTGTTGGACCTAGTGCCTTGGGTGAACAATCTCAAAACGAAGTACACCGAATTAGAGGGTTTGAAACGGCAAATGGTTGGGAACATCAACTGCGAGATGAACCGGCCTTTATGTTTTCTTGGTCAAGAAATTATCGCTTAAATAAAGATAGTGCTTGGTCCGGTTGGAACTGGGATATACTGCCTTATCATACTATGAGTGTCGGAAATATTTTTACCCAAGCTACTATAGGTAGTGAGTTTCGTTTTGGTTGGAACCTTCCCTCAAGCTTCGGAACTTCTTTAATACGCCCCGGCTCAAGTGTTGACGCTCCGACTCCGAGATCTAAAAAAAGCGTTGAAGAACAGCAATATGGTTATTATCTTTTTGCCGGAGCAGAGGGACGAGCCGTTGCACATAATATTTTCTTAGACGGAAATACCTGGAAAGATAGCCACAGCATAGAAAAAAATAATTTTGTGGGAGAGCTGAACGGCGGGGTGGCTGTTACTATAAACGAAGTAAGAATATCCTATACGCATGTTTTTACAACCAGAGAATTTAAAGGGCAACCTCGCCCTCAAAATTATGGTTCTATTACCGTGATGATGCCGTTTTAG
- a CDS encoding DMT family transporter, giving the protein MSGLRRFEGVLMALCAVIIWSGNFIIAKQQISDISPSALSLLRWTTACIFLAPFGLKPMIKDWHIIRQHLGFHLLVAFWGISLFNTLIYYAAHYTSSINMVIIASTAPMITMLLGSIFLKEPLNSGKIFGALLAFIGIIVIASKGSLGALMDLEFSIGDIFSLTAAVLFAVYSILVRFVPKGISQLGFLNTIFIIGVLCLIPMTLIELYFGGMIHINSLQAVGTIIYIGLGTSVICFFLWNAAINKIGSFQASLVYYTIPIFGCLWAVLFLNEHLTFVHLIGGILVLSGVCIATIAARR; this is encoded by the coding sequence ATGTCAGGCTTACGAAGATTTGAAGGTGTTTTAATGGCTTTGTGTGCCGTTATTATTTGGTCAGGAAATTTTATCATAGCAAAACAGCAAATTTCAGATATAAGTCCGTCTGCCCTATCTTTATTGCGTTGGACAACGGCTTGTATTTTTTTAGCACCCTTTGGCTTAAAACCCATGATAAAAGACTGGCATATTATTCGCCAGCATTTAGGCTTTCATCTTCTGGTTGCCTTTTGGGGAATAAGTCTTTTTAATACCTTAATTTATTATGCGGCTCACTATACTTCCAGCATTAATATGGTTATTATCGCTTCAACCGCCCCTATGATTACCATGCTTTTAGGCAGTATTTTTTTAAAAGAACCTTTAAATAGCGGAAAAATCTTTGGTGCTTTGCTTGCGTTTATTGGTATTATCGTTATTGCCAGCAAGGGGAGCCTTGGTGCATTAATGGATTTAGAATTTTCTATTGGTGATATTTTTTCTTTAACTGCCGCTGTGTTATTTGCAGTTTATTCTATTTTAGTACGTTTTGTGCCAAAAGGAATTTCCCAACTGGGCTTTTTAAATACTATCTTTATTATTGGAGTTTTATGTTTAATTCCAATGACACTTATCGAACTATATTTTGGCGGAATGATTCATATTAACAGCTTGCAAGCCGTGGGTACGATTATTTATATCGGGCTTGGAACTTCGGTAATTTGTTTCTTTTTATGGAACGCCGCTATTAATAAAATCGGCTCTTTTCAAGCTTCGTTAGTTTATTATACCATTCCTATTTTTGGTTGTTTATGGGCTGTTTTATTTTTAAACGAACACCTGACTTTTGTGCATTTAATCGGCGGTATTCTTGTTTTAAGCGGCGTATGTATTGCAACTATTGCCGCACGTCGTTAG
- a CDS encoding DMT family transporter translates to MIEFRKLEGFIMALAAVIIWSGNIIVAKQLAPDISPFSLSLLRWSSACFFLAPFGLKPLLKDWKIIRQHLGFHLTVSFFGISLSNALIYYAAHDTSGVNMVIIASTAPMMTMILGCMFLKETLNFGKVIGALLAFSGIIAIASRGDLDVLIGMRFSWGDGLALIASFLFAVYSILLRFIPKGVSQLGFLSAIFFMGALWLIPMTAVELYLGGTIYIRNWQSIAGIAYAGAGSSVACFFLWNEAIKKIGPFKVSMIYYSLPVFGCLWAILFLGERLMFMDFVGGALVLVGVLTATIASRR, encoded by the coding sequence ATGATAGAATTTCGCAAGCTAGAGGGTTTTATAATGGCATTAGCCGCCGTTATTATTTGGTCAGGCAATATTATTGTCGCCAAGCAACTTGCCCCTGATATAAGTCCGTTTAGTTTATCTTTATTACGTTGGTCAAGTGCCTGTTTTTTTTTGGCACCTTTTGGACTTAAACCTTTGCTAAAAGATTGGAAGATAATACGCCAACATTTAGGTTTTCATCTTACTGTTTCTTTTTTTGGAATAAGCCTCTCAAATGCCTTAATTTATTACGCCGCCCACGATACAAGCGGGGTTAATATGGTTATTATCGCCTCTACTGCCCCTATGATGACTATGATTTTAGGCTGTATGTTTTTAAAAGAAACATTAAACTTTGGGAAAGTAATCGGAGCTTTGCTCGCATTTAGCGGAATTATTGCCATTGCAAGTCGTGGCGATTTAGACGTATTAATTGGAATGCGTTTTTCTTGGGGTGATGGGCTTGCCCTAATTGCTTCTTTTTTGTTTGCTGTTTATTCGATTTTATTGCGTTTTATACCCAAAGGGGTTTCACAACTCGGCTTTTTAAGTGCAATTTTCTTTATGGGAGCTTTGTGGCTTATTCCTATGACGGCTGTTGAACTTTATTTGGGCGGAACAATATATATTCGCAACTGGCAAAGCATTGCAGGAATTGCTTACGCCGGTGCTGGTTCTTCGGTTGCTTGCTTTTTTTTATGGAACGAAGCTATAAAAAAAATCGGTCCTTTTAAAGTTTCTATGATTTATTATTCCCTACCTGTTTTTGGTTGTTTATGGGCAATTTTATTTTTGGGAGAACGCTTAATGTTTATGGACTTTGTTGGCGGAGCTTTGGTTTTGGTTGGAGTATTAACTGCAACAATAGCGTCTAGACGTTAA
- a CDS encoding phosphatase PAP2 family protein has translation MKLCPPLNHAQNSDWSKQYSVAYLVGILPAVLLLTYLTLSFNSPQDVAVYYKELRTIHTTTTKIMKFISDYGNMMFYSFYIYFFYLGIKTKDKRLWSITLYYIFFQIVIGVLLVHFLKISIGRPRPNIEGSFMPFSFNSYYHSAVSGHVTEISGSALTLSMIYRNMFYSFIFGLCIATMAYSRIYLGQHHISDTWAGLFFGSLSAVLIVLFWNKRSLKNG, from the coding sequence ATGAAATTATGCCCGCCTCTTAATCATGCTCAAAACTCTGATTGGAGTAAACAATATAGTGTCGCTTATCTTGTGGGGATATTACCTGCGGTATTACTACTCACATACTTAACCTTAAGTTTTAATTCACCGCAAGACGTCGCCGTTTATTATAAAGAATTAAGAACAATACACACCACTACAACCAAGATAATGAAATTTATTTCAGACTATGGTAATATGATGTTCTATTCTTTTTATATTTATTTTTTCTATCTTGGAATCAAAACAAAAGACAAAAGACTTTGGTCTATCACATTATATTATATTTTCTTTCAAATAGTTATAGGCGTCTTGTTAGTACACTTTTTAAAAATTTCAATAGGCAGACCAAGACCAAATATAGAAGGATCTTTTATGCCCTTTTCTTTCAACAGCTATTACCACTCTGCCGTATCCGGACATGTAACCGAAATAAGTGGTTCAGCATTGACTCTTAGCATGATTTATCGCAATATGTTCTATAGCTTTATATTTGGATTGTGTATTGCAACAATGGCATATTCTCGAATATACCTAGGTCAACATCATATATCCGACACATGGGCAGGTCTTTTCTTCGGTTCTCTGTCTGCTGTCTTAATCGTTCTATTTTGGAATAAAAGGAGCCTCAAAAATGGATAA
- the ybgF gene encoding tol-pal system protein YbgF has protein sequence MFTKYVYGCFIGLAVFGLSACSTSLSERVSSLETRVGSLEQEQQVQRLSDDARIDSITQKVAELSAPKDSVVLAKTKPLKKDNKIALKKTNEVEPSLKKKEAKENAKSTQTVQASQAPQLSLLEKLNPAPESFKKAKELENTPKATTPPVNTAELNNNPTPQSQSVNIPQTNTAPVVTPVLNPVAEPKYLAQNNVSTHNAVVTDDYDPVAEALRAVQSNPQTQQSNQSNQSNQSNQYAGAAPKKENKELPQTNNTNQAVAVPLNVTPEKTNTAKAETLTPVVQVEPKQKVEPPVTATSTKATDDKNVVKQKKNTELVPPVAGGSLSKWQSSDATYNSGLNLLDANKPAAAKEKFEQFIIDNPNNRLIPNAYYWLGESFFGMNQYDKAILTFKEVTNNYSKHPKAAAAMLKIAFSYQKLGDKDNARFYLETLISQYPKSEPVALAKKRLATL, from the coding sequence ATGTTTACTAAGTATGTATATGGTTGTTTTATCGGTTTGGCTGTTTTTGGGTTGAGTGCTTGTTCAACTTCTTTATCAGAAAGGGTAAGCTCTTTGGAAACTCGAGTTGGTAGCTTGGAACAAGAACAACAGGTTCAGCGTTTGAGTGATGATGCACGGATTGACTCTATTACCCAAAAAGTAGCCGAATTGTCTGCTCCTAAAGACAGCGTAGTGCTTGCCAAGACAAAACCTCTGAAAAAAGATAACAAGATTGCTTTAAAAAAGACTAACGAAGTTGAGCCTTCTTTAAAGAAAAAAGAGGCTAAAGAAAACGCCAAATCAACGCAAACCGTGCAAGCCTCACAAGCTCCGCAATTATCTTTGTTAGAGAAATTAAATCCGGCTCCTGAGTCTTTCAAAAAAGCTAAAGAATTGGAAAATACGCCAAAAGCTACGACGCCACCTGTGAATACTGCGGAATTAAACAATAATCCAACTCCACAATCTCAATCCGTAAATATTCCACAAACAAATACTGCCCCAGTTGTTACCCCGGTTCTCAACCCGGTCGCCGAACCAAAATATTTGGCTCAAAATAACGTGTCAACACATAACGCCGTTGTAACAGACGACTATGACCCGGTTGCAGAAGCTTTAAGGGCTGTACAATCTAATCCTCAAACTCAACAATCTAATCAATCTAATCAATCTAATCAATCTAATCAATATGCCGGTGCTGCTCCAAAAAAAGAAAATAAAGAGCTGCCTCAAACAAATAATACAAACCAAGCTGTTGCTGTTCCTCTAAATGTTACACCGGAAAAGACAAATACGGCAAAAGCGGAAACCTTGACTCCTGTTGTTCAAGTTGAACCCAAACAAAAAGTTGAACCGCCGGTTACAGCTACTTCAACAAAAGCAACAGATGATAAAAACGTTGTAAAACAAAAGAAAAATACAGAGCTTGTACCACCTGTTGCCGGTGGAAGTTTAAGTAAGTGGCAATCTTCCGATGCTACTTATAACTCTGGTTTAAATTTGCTTGATGCCAATAAACCGGCGGCGGCGAAAGAAAAATTTGAACAATTTATTATAGATAATCCAAATAATCGCTTAATTCCCAATGCTTATTATTGGCTTGGTGAATCTTTTTTTGGAATGAACCAATATGACAAAGCGATTTTAACTTTTAAAGAAGTTACAAATAATTATTCAAAACACCCTAAGGCAGCGGCGGCAATGTTAAAAATTGCTTTTTCTTATCAAAAATTGGGTGATAAAGATAATGCACGTTTTTACTTGGAAACACTAATTTCTCAATATCCAAAATCAGAGCCTGTGGCGTTGGCGAAAAAACGTTTGGCAACTTTATAG